Proteins co-encoded in one Pleurodeles waltl isolate 20211129_DDA chromosome 1_2, aPleWal1.hap1.20221129, whole genome shotgun sequence genomic window:
- the LOC138253154 gene encoding cell adhesion molecule 4-like: MRRKAEFLYKGDNFQPLAISFKDLETQKRNIHTSSVIQNPLRQTLFFNGTRALKDERFQLVEFNQKHVKIILSNVKLEDEGGYFCQLYAEDTHHQIATLTVLVPPENPAVEVKDQAVEGGEVELTCIAHRTRPAATVRWYRDRRELRGISSRQENGKTFSVTNTVRFAVERKDNSAIVTCEATHPALRGQKKQTQYVLDVQFAPTVKIIPSQVVLREGDNLGLTCSVTGNPLLDKVPLGTKHVSAELEYG, encoded by the exons ATGAGGCGGAAGGCCGAGTTTCTTTACAAGGGCGACAACTTCCAACCACTGGCAATATCATTTAAAG ATCTCGAGACCCAAAAA AGAAACATACATACATCTTCTGTGATCCAGAACCCATTGCGGCAGACCCTGTTCTTCAATGGCACACGTGCCCTGAAGGATGAGCGCTTCCAGCTGGTGGAGTTCAACCAGAAGCACGTGAAGATCATTCTGTCCAACGTGAAGCTGGAAGACGAGGGTGGATACTTCTGCCAGCTGTACGCGGAAGACACGCACCACCAGATCGCCACACTGACTGTGCTGGTGCCACCTGAGAACCCTGCGGTGGAGGTGAAGGACCAGGCTGTGGAAGGCGGTGAGGTGGAGCTCACCTGCATCGCCCATCGGACCAGACCGGCTGCCACCGTGCGCTGGTACCGCGACCGGAGGGAGCTGAGAGGCATCAGCAGCAGGCAGGAGAACGGCAAAACTTTCAGCGTCACTAACACAGTCCGGTTTGCGGTTGAGCGAAAGGATAACAGCGCCATTGTGACCTGCGAGGCTACCCATCCTGCACTGCGCGGACAGAAGAAGCAGACGCAGTACGTCCTGGACGTGCAGTTTGCCCCAACGGTGAAGATCATCCCCTCGCAAGTGGTCCTTCGGGAGGGGGACAACCTGGGCCTGACCTGCTCTGTGACTGGCAACCCTCTCCTTGATAAAGTCCCGCTtgggacaaaacacgtgtcggctgaattggagtatggctga